In Halichondria panicea chromosome 9, odHalPani1.1, whole genome shotgun sequence, a genomic segment contains:
- the LOC135341001 gene encoding LOW QUALITY PROTEIN: flavin-containing monooxygenase 5-like (The sequence of the model RefSeq protein was modified relative to this genomic sequence to represent the inferred CDS: deleted 1 base in 1 codon), translated as MKRVAVIGAGSSGISCARHLSKFPETFQFTVYEQSEQVGGVWVYDNPTPGKIPKDVRVSLQNDAETHYRSSIYKNLWTNLPKEIMLFPDLPMDDKQPSFLHHSDIKNYLEKYIHSFGLDKFIQFGHLVENVSPVPMGDDSSAAVDMVKWVVSTKSVKSGESKSEEFDFVFICSGHFFEPNIPDFKGLLSFPRPVIHSNCYREPESFAGKEVLVIGVGPSGLDIMLDIAKHAKVVYLSSRREYLKTKVPDNMEWLPDVSELKEDDRRVLFENGDERSVDCVVLATGYLYSYPFLSEESGIKVVEGKRVADLYKHTFNVSHPSMAVVGVNTGYIPFPSSDLQVQWILAVWSGEIILPLKPEMIQEIEDIYKSRLEEGLSPQRAGHYLQEKQWELYDQFASLGGLKPMPPVIKKLYNTVCRTRKHQIMNFRENMYQVDGEDSFFLKN; from the exons ATGAAGAGAGTTGCAGTGATTGGAGCTGGAAGTTCTGGTATTTCTTGTGCCAGACACCTCAGCAAGTTTCCTGAGACCTTCCAGTTCACTGTGTATGAGCAGAGTGAGCAGGTGGGGGGCGTGTGGGTGTACGACAATCCCACTCCAGGAAAAATACCGAAAGATGTGAGAGTTTCTTTACAGAATGATGCTGAAACTCATTATAGAAGCAGTATCTACAAAAATCTGTG GACTAACCTTCCAAAGGAGATCATGCTGTTCCCTGACCTACCAATGGATGACAAGCAACCATCattcctccaccactctgacATAAAGAATTATCTCGAGAAGTACATTCACAGCTTTGGGTTGGACAAATTCATTCAATTCGGTCACCTAGTGGAAAACGTTTCTCCTGTACCCATGGGAGATGACTCAAGTGCAGCAGTTGACATGGTGAAATGGGTGGTCAGTACGAAAAGTGTGAAGTCAGGGGAGTCAAAATCAGAGGAGTTCGATTTTGTATTCATCTGTAGTGG acacttCTTTGAGCCGAACATTCCAGACTTCAAAGGCCTTCTCTCATTTCCTAGACCAGTCATACACAGCAACTGTTATCGAGAACCAGAATCTTTTGCTGGCAAAGAAGTGCTTGTGATCGGAGTTGGCCCCTCGGGACTTGATATTATGCTCGATATTGCTAAGCACGCTAAAGTAGTCTACTTGAGCAGTAGGAGAGAGTATTTGAAGACAAAGGTACCAGATAATATGGAGTGGCTACCCGATGTTTCTGAACTCAAGGAAGATG ACCGTCGTGTTCTTTTCGAGAACGGTGATGAGAGAAGTGTGGACTGTGTTGTTCTGGCTACCGGCTACTTGTACTCTTATCCATTCCTCAGTGAAGAGTCTGGCATCAAGGTTGTCGAGGGAAAGAGGGTTGCTGACCTCTACAAGCACACCTTCAATGTCTCCCACCCCTCAATGGCGGTTGTCGGTGTGAACACTGGGTATATTCCATTTCCGTCATCTGATCTCCAAGTTCAGTGGATTCTGGCGGTGTGGTCAGGAGAAATTATACTTCCCCTGAAACCAGAAATGATCCAAGAAATCGAGGATATTTATAAGAGCCGATTGGAAGAGGGACTGTCCCCTCAGAGAGCTGGACATTATCTTCAAGAGAAACAGTGGGAGTTGTACGATCAATTTGCCTCTCTGGGGGGTCTGAAGCCAATGCCCCCTGTAATTAAGAAGCTCTATAATACCGTCTGTCGGACTAGAAAGCATCAAATAATGAACTTCAGAGAAAATATGTACCAAGTTGACGGAGAGGACAGTTTTTTCTTGAAGAACTAA
- the LOC135340993 gene encoding flavin-containing monooxygenase 3-like → MKRVAVIGAGASGLCCARHLSRFPETFQFTVYEQSEQVGGVWVYSNPTPGKIPKDVRDIVKSCEPNRIPFHSTMYKHLRTNLPKEIMLFPGFPFNDHLPSFVHHTDVRSYLEKYTEHYKLDRFIQPGKLVDCVSPLPQTSADQIDSVRWSVSTQGLSTGQRASEEFDFVLICNGHYFAPHVPQLRGLSSFPRPVIHSSWYKEPEPFKHQSVLVVGAGPSGMDLVIDLAAHARVVYLCSRVTPKSKVPENVQKLPGISELKEDGRVCFENGEERSVDCVVLATGYLYSYPFLSEESGIKVVEGKRVTHLYKHTFNVAHPSMAVVGVNSGLIPFPTFDLQVQWIVRVWRGMNALPPKQEMIRDVDAVYESRLQDGLPPHRAGHYLGDKRWEFNEQLSQLGGIEPPPPVVRPLYDLVREQRACDVATYRDNTFTIINNKEFSYS, encoded by the exons ATGAAGAGAGTTGCAGTGATAGGAGCCGGTGCATCAGGGCTGTGCTGTGCCAGACACCTCAGCAGGTTTCCCGAGACCTTCCAGTTTACTGTGTATGAGCAGAGTGAGCAGGTGGGGGGCGTGTGGGTGTACAGCAATCCCACTCCTGGAAAAATACCGAAAGATGTGAGAGACATCGTAAAGTCATGTGAACCAAACAGAATTCCCTTCCATAGCACCATGTACAAACATTTGAG aaCAAACCTTCCGAAGGAAATCATGCTATTTCCAGGGTTTCCGTTCAATGATCACCTGCCGTCATTCGTCCATCACACTGATGTCAGGTCCTATCTGGAGAAGTACACAGAGCATTACAAGTTGGACAGATTTATCCAACCTGGAAAATTGGTTGATTGTGTTTCACCACTTCCTCAAACATCCGCCGACCAGATCGACTCTGTGAGGTGGAGTGTCAGCACCCAGGGGCTATCAACTGGCCAGAGGGCATCTGAGGAGTTTGACTTCGTTCTCATCTGCAATGG GCATTATTTTGCACCGCATGTACCTCAACTGAGAGGTCTATCATCGTTCCCCCGTCCTGTGATCCATAGCAGCTGGTACAAAGAGCCAGAACCATTCAAACACCAAAGCGTCTTGGTGGTAGGGGCTGGCCCTTCAGGAATGGACCTTGTCATTGATCTAGCAGCACATGCTCGAGTGGTTTACTTATGCAGTCGAGTAACTCCGAAATCAAAAGTTCCAGAAAATGTTCAGAAATTGCCTGGTATCTCTGAGCTAAAGGAAGATGGCCGTGTTTGCTTCGAGAATGGTGAAGAGAGAAGTGTGGACTGTGTTGTTCTGGCTACCGGCTACTTGTACTCTTATCCATTCCTCAGTGAAGAGTCTGGCATCAAGGTTGTCGAGGGAAAGAGAGTCACTCATCTGTACAAGCACACCTTCAATGTCGCCCACCCCTCAATGGCGGTCGTCGGTGTGAACTCTGGCTTAATCCCTTTTCCGACGTTTGATCTCCAAGTTCAGTGGATTGTGAGAGTGTGGCGTGGAATGAATGCACTTCCTCCAAAACAAGAAATGATTCGAGATGTCGATGCAGTCTACGAGAGCCGATTACAAGATGGACTCCCCCCTCATAGAGCCGGACACTATTTGGGAGACAAGAGATGGGAGTTTAACGAGCAGCTGTCACAGTTGGGAGGGATTGAACCACCACCACCTGTCGTGAGACCACTTTATGATCTGGTACGTGAACAAAGAGCTTGTGATGTGGCAACTTATAGAGATAATACTTTTACAATTATTAACAACAAGGAATTTTCTTATTCGTAA
- the LOC135340992 gene encoding flavin-containing monooxygenase 5-like, with the protein MKRVAVIGAGGSGISCARHLSRFPETFQFTVYEQSEQVGGVWVYDNPTPGKIPKDVRVSLQNGTKTSLYRSSIYKNLWTNLPKEIMLFPDLPMDDKQPSFLHHSDIKTYLEKYIHSFGLDKFIQFGHLVENVSPVPMGDDSSAAVDMVKWVVSTRCVKSGESKSEEFDFVFICSGHFFEPNIPDFKGLLSFPRPVIHSNCYREPEPFADKEVLVIGVGPSGLDIMLDITKHAKVVYLSSRREYLKTKVPDNMEWLPDVSELKENGRVCFENGEERSVDCVVLATGYLYSYPFLSEESGIKVVEGKRVADLYKHTFNVTHPSMAVVGVNTGYIPFPSSDLQVQWILAVWSGAMILPPKPEMIQEIEDIYKSRLEEGLSAQKAGHYLQEKQWELYDQFASLGGLKPMPPVIKKLYNTVCQIRKHQIMDFRENNYQVDGEDSFFLKNYNY; encoded by the exons ATGAAGAGAGTTGCAGTGATAGGAGCTGGGGGTTCTGGTATCTCTTGTGCCAGACACCTCAGTAGGTTTCCCGAGACCTTCCAGTTTACTGTGTATGAGCAGAGTGAGCAGGTGGGGGGTGTATGGGTGTACGACAACCCCACTCCTGGAAAAATACCGAAAGACGTGAGAGTTTCTTTACAGAATGGCACTAAGACTTCTTTATATAGAAGCAGTATCTACAAGAATCTGTG GACTAACCTTCCTAAGGAGATCATGCTGTTCCCTGACCTACCAATGGATGACAAGCAACCATCattcctccaccactctgacATAAAGACTTATCTCGAGAAGTACATTCACAGCTTTGGGTTGGACAAATTCATTCAATTCGGGCATCTAGTGGAAAACGTTTCTCCCGTACCCATGGGAGATGACTCAAGTGCAGCAGTTGACATGGTGAAATGGGTGGTCAGTACAAGATGTGTGAAGTCAGGGGAGTCAAAATCAGAAGAGTTCGATTTTGTATTCATCTGTAGTGG ACACTTCTTTGAGCCGAACATTCCGGACTTCAAAGGCCTTCTCTCATTTCCTAGACCAGTCATACACAGTAACTGTTATCGAGAACCAGAACCTTTTGCTGACAAAGAAGTGCTTGTGATCGGAGTTGGCCCCTCGGGACTTGATATTATGCTCGATATTACTAAGCACGCTAAAGTAGTCTACTTGAGCAGTAGGAGAGAGTATTTGAAAACAAAGGTACCAGATAATATGGAGTGGCTACCCGATGTTTCTGAACTCAAGGAAAATGGTCGTGTTTGTTTCGAGAATGGTGAAGAGAGAAGTGTGGACTGTGTTGTTCTGGCTACCGGCTACTTGTACTCTTATCCATTCCTCAGTGAAGAGTCTGGCATCAAGGTTGTCGAGGGAAAGAGAGTTGCTGACCTTTACAAGCACACCTTCAATGTCACCCACCCCTCAATGGCGGTCGTCGGTGTGAACACTGGGTATATTCCGTTTCCGTCATCAGATCTCCAAGTTCAGTGGATTCTGGCAGTGTGGTCAGGAGCAATGATACTTCCCCCAAAACCAGAAATGATCCAGGAAATCGAAGATATTTATAAGAGCCGATTGGAAGAGGGACTGTCTGCTCAGAAAGCTGGACATTACCTTCAAGAGAAACAGTGGGAGTTGTACGATCAATTTGCCTCTCTGGGGGGTCTGAAGCCAATGCCCCCTGTAATTAAGAAGCTCTATAATACCGTCTGTCAGATCAGAAAACATCAGATAATGGATTTCAGAGAAAATAATTACCAAGTTGACGGAGAGGACAGTTTTTTCTTGAAAAACTACAACTACTAA